From Polyangiaceae bacterium, a single genomic window includes:
- a CDS encoding VWA domain-containing protein, producing the protein MRPLLIGSLFLLASPLCLTVACGSSGDSAGGDGGSSFGGSGGSSAGTSNGGSSGSSNGGSAGSSSGGTTNGGSSSGGTANGGSGGSSGSAGNGGNGGVEDAGIPDVNFTYDAPIVTEDACAATRIEADPIPLDMYIVLDDSGSMGSDCNVGSGTASKWCYAVNALDSFFSAPESVGTGIALNYFNNGDNCANGLSTPPSGGSVAFNILPAHLSALRSSLNSNGPTGSTPTEAALRSIVNYTTAQAAARPGRTMVGVLITDGQPSGCSSNNTTLNNIIRNHFNNTGIPTFIIGMTGASFGSLEAWANGAGATQHTTYCGGANPCYSYNVANGNGTVFIDVLKEIQKAAVGCTFNVPTPDSGILDPNKVDVVYTPGGGGAAQTLTRVTDQSQCGTAPGQGWYYNDNTNPTQILLCPDVCTTVSADSGAKIDVELGCLGS; encoded by the coding sequence ATGCGCCCCCTCTTGATCGGATCCTTGTTTCTTCTCGCCTCCCCCCTATGTCTGACGGTCGCCTGCGGTAGTTCAGGTGACTCCGCAGGGGGCGATGGTGGCTCTTCATTCGGCGGCAGCGGCGGCTCCAGCGCTGGCACGTCGAACGGTGGCTCCAGCGGCTCGAGCAACGGCGGTAGCGCTGGCTCCAGCAGCGGTGGCACCACGAACGGTGGCTCGTCCAGCGGCGGCACCGCGAACGGCGGGTCCGGCGGGAGCAGCGGTTCCGCAGGGAATGGCGGCAACGGCGGTGTAGAAGACGCGGGGATCCCGGACGTCAACTTCACGTATGACGCGCCGATCGTTACCGAGGATGCATGCGCAGCGACGCGCATCGAGGCGGACCCGATCCCCCTCGACATGTACATCGTGCTCGACGACTCCGGCAGCATGGGCAGTGACTGCAACGTTGGCAGCGGCACTGCGTCCAAGTGGTGCTACGCGGTGAACGCTCTGGACTCGTTCTTCAGTGCGCCGGAGTCGGTGGGCACGGGCATCGCGCTGAACTACTTCAACAACGGAGACAACTGCGCGAACGGGCTGTCCACACCTCCGTCGGGTGGCAGCGTCGCGTTTAACATCCTGCCCGCCCATTTGTCCGCGCTGCGTTCGTCTCTGAACTCCAACGGTCCGACTGGTTCAACCCCCACCGAAGCTGCGTTGCGTTCGATCGTCAACTACACAACCGCTCAGGCCGCGGCACGTCCCGGCCGCACGATGGTCGGTGTTCTCATCACGGACGGCCAGCCTTCAGGCTGCTCGTCCAACAACACGACTCTCAACAACATCATTCGCAACCACTTCAACAACACGGGCATTCCGACCTTCATCATCGGCATGACCGGAGCATCCTTCGGCTCCCTCGAGGCGTGGGCGAACGGTGCCGGCGCGACCCAGCACACCACGTACTGTGGTGGCGCGAACCCCTGCTACAGCTACAACGTCGCCAACGGCAACGGGACCGTGTTCATCGACGTGCTCAAGGAGATCCAGAAGGCGGCCGTCGGCTGCACGTTCAACGTGCCCACTCCGGACTCTGGCATTCTGGATCCCAACAAGGTCGACGTGGTCTACACCCCGGGCGGCGGCGGAGCGGCGCAGACCCTCACCCGCGTGACCGACCAGAGCCAGTGTGGCACTGCGCCAGGCCAAGGTTGGTACTACAACGACAACACCAACCCCACGCAGATCCTCCTGTGTCCGGATGTCTGCACCACGGTCTCTGCTGATAGCGGCGCCAAGATCGACGTGGAGCTCGGCTGCCTCGGCAGCTGA
- a CDS encoding DUF559 domain-containing protein, translated as MRRAPTPSEARLWLALRGKRLGFTFRRQVVVGGQYIADFLARDVRLIVELDGPRHCATADARRDRDLARLGYRTLRFCSAAVHQDLVNVVRRILEELHGVEL; from the coding sequence ATGCGCCGCGCCCCCACGCCCAGTGAGGCGCGGCTCTGGCTCGCCCTGCGGGGCAAGCGCCTGGGCTTCACCTTCCGCCGTCAGGTTGTCGTTGGCGGGCAATACATCGCCGACTTCCTAGCGCGAGATGTGCGCCTCATTGTCGAACTCGATGGCCCCCGCCACTGCGCCACCGCGGACGCGCGCCGGGACCGCGACCTCGCGCGCCTTGGCTACCGCACGCTGCGCTTCTGCTCGGCTGCCGTCCATCAAGATCTCGTCAATGTGGTGCGTCGAATCCTCGAGGAACTGCACGGGGTTGAGCTCTAG
- a CDS encoding tetratricopeptide repeat protein — MWRWWSLGALCLLWPAALHAAPTGRFPDPPGKSPSEPKPVAARPAAHPPAAKRPPPAAPAPAESWATRSARLLSEQADALARRGEFARALTVYHQAIVMDPSFAEAYFGLGKLRQRQGDTQEAERIYTQAARLRNAGAKAFELRARLRYVSGRQSEALVDLAESLRLEPEHVPRLELASQWYVAQQAWPAALAVWRRLLGVYRERGQDDAARRAQIQVQALTMLAGDSDPVSAPNHTGWVPNALRHISLRGG, encoded by the coding sequence ATGTGGCGGTGGTGGTCTCTCGGTGCGCTCTGCCTGCTATGGCCAGCCGCTCTGCATGCAGCGCCTACGGGTCGCTTCCCGGATCCGCCCGGCAAGAGCCCGAGCGAGCCGAAGCCAGTAGCTGCAAGACCTGCCGCGCATCCTCCAGCGGCGAAGCGTCCACCGCCGGCAGCGCCCGCGCCCGCGGAGAGCTGGGCGACTCGCAGCGCGCGCCTACTCTCCGAGCAAGCCGATGCGTTGGCGCGAAGAGGTGAGTTCGCTCGGGCGCTGACCGTCTACCACCAGGCGATCGTAATGGACCCGAGCTTTGCCGAGGCCTACTTCGGTCTCGGAAAGCTGCGTCAGCGCCAAGGAGACACCCAGGAGGCGGAGCGCATCTACACCCAAGCGGCGCGCCTGCGCAACGCTGGCGCCAAGGCGTTCGAACTCAGGGCGCGCCTGCGCTACGTTTCCGGACGGCAAAGCGAGGCGCTAGTCGACCTCGCTGAGTCGTTGCGGCTCGAACCGGAGCACGTCCCGCGCCTCGAGTTGGCAAGCCAGTGGTACGTGGCTCAGCAAGCCTGGCCAGCGGCGCTCGCGGTCTGGAGGCGCCTGCTCGGGGTCTACCGCGAACGGGGACAAGACGACGCCGCGCGACGCGCTCAAATCCAGGTCCAAGCCCTGACGATGCTCGCGGGAGACAGCGACCCGGTGAGCGCTCCCAACCACACCGGCTGGGTTCCGAACGCACTGCGCCACATCTCACTGCGCGGCGGTTGA
- a CDS encoding acyl-CoA thioesterase has product MFRYQRQVRFQEVDAAGLMFFPNFLVVCHEAMEDFFGELSGGYAGLIRGRGLGLPCVALESQFIAPLRHGDTFEVELSVSKLGSRSLQLSYRFVRGAELCATVHQTVVWTDLQRVVSAPMPDDVRELCARHLSPVGGAD; this is encoded by the coding sequence ATGTTTCGCTACCAACGCCAGGTGCGCTTCCAAGAGGTCGATGCCGCTGGGCTGATGTTTTTCCCGAACTTCCTCGTGGTTTGTCATGAGGCCATGGAGGACTTCTTCGGTGAGCTCAGCGGAGGCTACGCCGGTCTGATTCGCGGGCGGGGGTTAGGGCTGCCGTGTGTAGCACTCGAGAGTCAGTTCATCGCGCCGTTGCGCCACGGCGATACGTTCGAGGTGGAGCTCAGCGTCTCGAAGCTTGGCAGTCGGAGCTTGCAGCTCAGCTACCGATTCGTGCGTGGAGCGGAGCTATGCGCCACGGTCCACCAGACGGTGGTGTGGACGGATCTCCAGCGCGTCGTCAGCGCACCCATGCCAGACGACGTGCGCGAGCTGTGCGCGAGGCACCTGTCGCCTGTGGGGGGCGCCGATTGA